Proteins co-encoded in one Deferribacterota bacterium genomic window:
- a CDS encoding acetyl-CoA C-acyltransferase, translating to MSNANVWLVDAIRTPVGKHGGILSSVRPDDLGALVLREIAQRNDLNFNDLEGVYLGCANQAGEDNRNVARMSVLLADFPVEVPGCTVNRLCGSGLEAIAVAARCIIAGEGHLYIAGGVESMSRAPWSMPKIDKPFKMGNLTAYDTTLGWRFTHPDMIKKGHTDSLGMTAENLAEMYNIDRELQDKFSLLSHKKAIKAIDDGVFKDQIIPVSTKQGVFEIDEGPRRDTSLEKLAKLKPVFKNGGTVTAGSSSQINDGAAALLLVSEEYGKAHGLKPIAKIIASAVAGVPPRIMGIGPVPATKKVFERTKLSMDDIDIIELNEAFAAQSLAVLRKWNMDMEDPRLNPNGGAIALGHPLGATGAILMTKLLYELKRTNKLTFGLVSMCIGVGQGISMVVEKI from the coding sequence ATGAGTAATGCAAATGTTTGGTTAGTTGATGCAATTAGAACACCTGTTGGTAAACATGGTGGTATATTATCATCTGTCAGACCAGATGATTTAGGTGCTCTTGTCTTAAGGGAGATTGCACAAAGGAATGACCTAAATTTTAATGATTTAGAAGGTGTCTACTTAGGTTGTGCAAATCAAGCTGGAGAAGATAACAGAAATGTTGCAAGAATGAGTGTATTATTGGCAGATTTTCCCGTTGAAGTTCCAGGTTGTACTGTAAATAGACTGTGTGGATCAGGACTTGAAGCTATAGCGGTTGCTGCAAGATGTATTATAGCAGGGGAAGGACACTTGTATATTGCTGGTGGTGTAGAGTCGATGAGTAGGGCACCATGGTCTATGCCAAAGATCGACAAACCATTTAAAATGGGAAATTTAACTGCATATGATACAACATTGGGGTGGAGATTTACTCATCCAGATATGATTAAAAAGGGCCACACAGATTCATTAGGCATGACTGCTGAAAACTTAGCTGAGATGTATAATATAGATCGGGAATTACAGGATAAGTTTTCCCTTTTAAGTCACAAAAAAGCAATTAAAGCAATTGATGATGGAGTTTTTAAAGACCAAATCATCCCTGTAAGCACAAAACAAGGTGTTTTTGAAATAGATGAAGGACCAAGAAGGGATACAAGCTTAGAAAAATTAGCTAAGTTAAAACCTGTATTTAAAAATGGTGGCACAGTTACAGCAGGTTCATCAAGTCAAATAAATGATGGGGCAGCTGCTCTACTTTTAGTATCTGAGGAATACGGCAAAGCACATGGCTTAAAACCTATAGCAAAAATTATAGCTTCAGCTGTAGCAGGAGTGCCGCCAAGGATAATGGGAATAGGCCCTGTTCCTGCAACAAAAAAAGTTTTTGAAAGAACCAAATTGTCGATGGATGATATTGATATTATTGAATTAAATGAAGCCTTTGCAGCTCAATCGTTAGCAGTATTAAGAAAATGGAATATGGATATGGAAGATCCCCGATTAAACCCTAATGGTGGTGCAATAGCTTTGGGACATCCTCTTGGCGCAACAGGTGCTATATTAATGACAAAGTTGCTTTATGAATTAAAGAGAACAAACAAGTTAACCTTTGGGTTAGTTTCTATGTGTATAGGGGTAGGGCAGGGGATATCAATGGTAGTAGAAAAAATATAA
- a CDS encoding acyl-CoA dehydrogenase family protein translates to MIRDRSTLNVMIDTIKEFVMNELIPREVEVTENNQIPEDIINKMKELGLFGLSIPDEYGGLGLTFEEEVNVIFTLCYASP, encoded by the coding sequence ATGATAAGAGATAGGTCAACCTTAAATGTAATGATAGATACAATTAAAGAATTTGTTATGAATGAATTAATACCAAGAGAAGTTGAGGTAACAGAAAACAATCAAATTCCTGAGGATATAATTAATAAGATGAAAGAACTGGGTTTATTTGGATTATCAATTCCTGATGAATACGGCGGACTTGGGTTAACCTTTGAAGAAGAAGTAAATGTTATTTTTACACTGTGTTATGCCTCTCC